In Arachis stenosperma cultivar V10309 chromosome 1, arast.V10309.gnm1.PFL2, whole genome shotgun sequence, one DNA window encodes the following:
- the LOC130944226 gene encoding ACT domain-containing protein ACR8-like: MEWSACTDEYEKLVIRMSTPRVVIDNAVCSTATIVKVDSARKHGILLDAIQVLADLDLLIKKAYISSDGRWFMDVFHVTDQLGNKLTDESVLNYIEQSLGSIHNGKINSSNGFTALELTGTDRVGILSEVFAVLAELQCDVVEAKVWTHNGRIASLIYVRDCDSRSALEDYQKINKLEARLRNVLKGDNDIRSAKTSISNSVIHPERRLHQMMFADRDYERSRIFKFTPETPFVSVQNWAEKGYSVVNVQCKDRIKLMFDVVCNLTDMEYVVFHATINTKDDQAYLEFYIRHKDGTPISSEPERQRVIQCLQAAVERRANEGVRLELYAEDKQGLLAEVMRTFRENGMNVIRTEISTVGGVAANVFYVTDAMGYPADPKIIESVRQKIGLSNLKVKELPLLRQQKTKSEGDQPGGVGGAVLLSLGSLVRRNLYNLGLIKSCS; this comes from the exons ATGGAGTGGTCAGCTTGTACGGATGAATACGAGAAGCTTGTGATTCGGATGAGCACGCCTAG GGTCGTAATTGACAATGCCGTGTGCTCCACAGCTACTATAGTTAAG GTTGATAGCGCCAGAAAACATGGGATTTTGTTGGATGCAATACAAGTGCTCGCTGATTTGGACCTTTTGATTAAGAAGGCTTACATTTCCTCCGACGGAAGGTGGTTCATGGATG TTTTCCATGTTACAGACCAATTAGGAAACAAGTTAACGGATGAGAGCGTATTAAATTATATTGAACAG TCACTTGGGAGTATTCACAATGGTAAAATCAACAGCTCCAATGGTTTCACTGCCCTGGAATTAACAGGCACGGACCGTGTTGGTATTCTTTCGGAGGTGTTCGCTGTACTGGCTGAGCTGCAGTGCGATGTGGTTGAGGCAAAGGTTTGGACTCACAATGGCAGGATTGCCTCCCTGATCTATGTTAGAGACTGTGATTCCAGATCTGCTCTTGAGGACTATCAGAAGATTAATAAGCTTGAAGCACGTTTAAGAAATGTTTTGAAGGGTGACAATGACATTAGGAGTGCAAAAACTTCAATTTCTAATTCTGTCATACACCCGGAAAGAAGGCTACACCAGATGATGTTTGCTGACCGTGACTATGAAAGGAGTCGCATTTTCAAGTTTACCCCTGAGACACCATTTGTATCGGTTCAAAATTGGGCGGAAAAGGGTTACTCTGTTGTGAATGTTCAGTGCAAGGATCGAATTAAGCTAATGTTTGATGTTGTCTGCAATTTGACAGACATGGaatatgttgtgtttcatgcAACTATTAACACAAAAGATGATCAAGCTTACCTG GAGTTTTATATAAGGCATAAAGATGGCACTCCAATTAGTTCAGAACCAGAGCGCCAACGTGTGATTCAATGCTTGCAAGCTGCTGTGGAGAGAAGGGCAAATGAG GGTGTTAGGCTAGAGTTATATGCTGAAGACAAGCAGGGCCTTTTAGCAGAGGTTATGAGAACGTTCAGAGAGAATGGGATGAATGTGATTAGAACTGAAATATCTACCGTTGGGGGTGTGGCTGCAAATGTTTTCTATGTAACTGATGCAATGGGTTACCCAGCTGACCCAAAAATAATAGAATCTGTTAGGCAGAAAATTGGGTTAAGCAATTTAAAAGTGAAGGAGTTGCCTTTATTACGTCAACAGAAGACAAAGAGCGAAGGAGATCAACCAGGTGGAGTTGGTGGGGCAGTGTTATTGTCTCTTGGTAGCCTCGTGAGGAGGAATCTCTACAATTTGGGCTTAATCAAATCTTGTTCTTAA